A single genomic interval of uncultured Sphaerochaeta sp. harbors:
- a CDS encoding Gfo/Idh/MocA family oxidoreductase, whose amino-acid sequence MQKMDGQQYAPEGKPQPACKQGEFVVGVIGLDHGHIYGMCNGLFEAGADIAFVYDPDAKKVASFQEKFPSAKQAASKEEVLKNPSVHLIASAAIPSSRGPLGLDVLDHGKDYFSDKPPFTTQEQVAEARRKVAETGRKWFVYYSERLHVEAAVYAEKLLSDGAIGDIVSIRGWGPHRLSAKSRPDWFFEKEKYGGILVDIGSHQLEQILQFSGAEDATLISSRVGNLYHREYPGLEDYGDACFTTSNGVPCYFSLDWYTPDGLGTWGDGRMFIVGTKGYIELRKYIDVAASKEGDHVILVDGEGEKHFHVGGKVGFPYFGRLIRDCLDRSETAMKQEHTFRAIELAIEAEQKAVRIR is encoded by the coding sequence ATGCAGAAAATGGATGGACAGCAGTATGCCCCAGAGGGAAAGCCCCAACCGGCTTGTAAGCAGGGGGAGTTCGTTGTTGGGGTTATAGGGCTTGATCATGGCCATATCTATGGGATGTGTAATGGGTTATTTGAAGCAGGGGCTGATATTGCCTTTGTGTATGACCCAGATGCAAAGAAAGTAGCATCCTTCCAGGAAAAGTTCCCATCAGCGAAGCAGGCAGCTTCCAAAGAGGAGGTGCTCAAGAATCCATCAGTTCATTTGATCGCCAGTGCCGCAATTCCCTCAAGCCGCGGTCCCTTGGGACTGGATGTGCTTGATCATGGAAAGGATTACTTCTCAGACAAACCTCCCTTCACCACCCAGGAGCAGGTAGCCGAGGCTCGAAGAAAGGTTGCAGAGACTGGTCGCAAGTGGTTTGTCTACTACAGCGAACGCCTCCATGTTGAAGCGGCTGTCTACGCTGAAAAACTGCTGAGTGATGGAGCAATAGGTGATATTGTCTCAATTCGTGGTTGGGGACCTCATCGTCTTTCAGCAAAAAGCCGTCCAGACTGGTTCTTTGAAAAGGAAAAGTATGGGGGTATTCTGGTAGATATTGGGAGTCATCAACTCGAACAGATCCTGCAGTTCAGTGGTGCAGAGGATGCCACATTGATCTCCAGCAGGGTGGGAAATCTCTACCACCGGGAGTATCCAGGACTGGAGGATTATGGAGATGCCTGCTTTACCACAAGCAATGGAGTTCCCTGCTACTTCTCTCTCGATTGGTACACTCCCGATGGTTTGGGCACCTGGGGAGATGGGCGAATGTTTATTGTGGGCACCAAAGGATACATAGAGCTACGCAAATATATCGATGTTGCTGCCTCCAAAGAGGGCGACCATGTGATTCTGGTAGATGGAGAGGGAGAAAAGCATTTTCATGTGGGTGGAAAAGTGGGTTTTCCCTACTTCGGCCGCTTGATCAGGGATTGCCTCGACCGCAGCGAGACGGCAATGAAACAAGAACACACCTTTAGGGCGATAGAGTTGGCAATTGAGGCTGAGCAGAAGGCGGTGAGGATTCGCTAG
- a CDS encoding carbohydrate-binding protein encodes MKIMILDANETILASSRKSGYGVSLVYKEAYEEGDQVVLEVDEPGIYLIQLDETLGTHPIYLEKEASFTIPVSEVKRTCYSPYAFQGQRHLLTLSHVDSLPRRNLACNPYDHHETKGLFPHASANVETRGEMVFAARNAIDGIFANEYHGEYPWTSWGINQDPKAEHHIDFGRPVIIDEVRLTLRADWPHDSWWSDATLIDSDGDITHLSLEKSSLPQRFPVQQKTITCLTLCNLKKADDPSPFPALTQIEVYGTEG; translated from the coding sequence ATGAAAATCATGATTCTTGATGCAAATGAAACAATACTTGCCTCGAGCAGGAAAAGTGGATATGGAGTCTCCCTGGTCTATAAAGAAGCCTACGAGGAAGGAGACCAAGTCGTTCTGGAAGTAGATGAACCTGGTATCTATCTCATACAACTTGATGAGACATTGGGTACACACCCCATCTATCTTGAGAAGGAGGCTAGCTTCACCATCCCTGTATCAGAGGTCAAGCGTACCTGTTATAGCCCATATGCCTTCCAAGGACAGAGACATCTCCTTACACTCAGCCATGTAGACAGTCTCCCCCGCAGGAATCTTGCATGCAATCCATATGATCATCATGAGACGAAAGGGCTCTTCCCCCATGCAAGCGCCAACGTTGAAACCCGCGGAGAGATGGTCTTTGCTGCCAGGAATGCCATCGATGGCATCTTTGCCAATGAGTATCATGGAGAATATCCATGGACAAGCTGGGGGATCAACCAAGACCCGAAAGCAGAGCACCATATTGATTTCGGAAGACCGGTTATCATAGACGAGGTTCGTCTCACCCTTAGGGCAGACTGGCCACATGACAGCTGGTGGAGCGATGCAACGCTGATCGACAGCGACGGGGATATCACCCACCTCTCTCTGGAGAAATCATCATTGCCCCAACGATTCCCAGTCCAGCAGAAAACCATTACCTGTCTTACGCTCTGCAACCTGAAAAAGGCTGATGACCCCTCCCCATTCCCAGCACTTACGCAAATAGAGGTGTATGGGACAGAAGGATAA
- a CDS encoding MBL fold metallo-hydrolase, giving the protein MNCTFLGHSAFLLETDAYLLLFDYTKGAVSLPSDTKPLMVFASHRHADHYDSSIFSLADRKGHTVFFLSSDIPPTDIPFSCTINPMGPYEEDIVEGLVVKTLKSTDEGVAFVVEVEGKTLYFAGDLNHWHWEGESKQYNEEMADNYHKELALLPSHLDLAFVPVDPRLGTYYSLGAKDLVQTVSVDTLVPMHMWEDYSVCSKLQKELGDRVKEVILLDTVPQTWRI; this is encoded by the coding sequence ATGAATTGTACATTCCTTGGGCATAGTGCCTTCTTGTTGGAAACGGATGCGTATCTCCTGCTTTTTGATTACACCAAAGGTGCAGTGAGCCTTCCCTCTGATACCAAGCCGCTGATGGTATTTGCAAGTCATCGGCATGCCGACCACTATGACTCGTCCATCTTTTCGCTCGCAGACCGGAAGGGGCATACCGTTTTCTTTCTCTCCTCCGATATTCCTCCAACAGATATCCCCTTTTCCTGTACCATCAACCCGATGGGCCCGTATGAGGAGGATATCGTAGAAGGCCTTGTAGTCAAGACACTCAAGAGTACTGATGAAGGGGTGGCCTTTGTTGTGGAGGTTGAGGGAAAAACCCTCTATTTTGCCGGTGACCTGAACCATTGGCACTGGGAAGGGGAGAGTAAGCAGTACAATGAAGAGATGGCCGATAACTACCATAAGGAGTTGGCTCTTCTTCCTTCTCATCTGGATCTTGCTTTCGTACCCGTCGATCCACGCTTAGGTACTTATTACAGCCTAGGGGCAAAAGATTTGGTTCAGACAGTGTCTGTAGACACGCTTGTTCCCATGCATATGTGGGAAGATTATTCAGTATGCAGCAAATTACAGAAAGAGCTCGGAGATCGTGTCAAGGAAGTAATTCTTCTGGATACGGTCCCACAAACATGGAGGATATAA
- a CDS encoding VOC family protein encodes MQFHFAHNNFNVMDLDKSLAFYKEALGLVEVRRKEASDGSFILVFLGDGSSKHQLELTWLKNWEKDSYNLGDNEFHLAFETDDLEGAREKHRAMDCIIYENKQMGIYFIVDPDGYWIEIVPEKK; translated from the coding sequence ATGCAGTTTCATTTCGCTCATAATAATTTCAATGTTATGGATCTTGATAAATCCCTTGCTTTCTATAAAGAGGCTCTAGGGCTCGTGGAAGTACGCAGAAAGGAAGCCTCGGATGGTTCCTTCATCCTGGTTTTCCTGGGAGATGGATCTTCAAAGCACCAACTCGAGCTTACTTGGTTGAAGAACTGGGAGAAGGATTCCTACAACCTTGGAGACAACGAATTCCATCTTGCATTCGAGACCGACGATCTGGAAGGTGCTCGGGAGAAACACCGTGCAATGGATTGTATCATTTATGAGAACAAGCAGATGGGAATCTACTTCATCGTTGACCCTGATGGGTACTGGATTGAAATCGTTCCTGAGAAAAAATAG
- a CDS encoding AraC family transcriptional regulator, which yields MRTTIQAVVLDKACRMHNHFAMIDSILSDTSYFWEPTMQLKVIKRDPEIPYRLHSHEFNELVFVVSGRGINFTKSEQQPLQEGSIFFIPPGVEHGYKDVENLVLYNIIYARNLLGRKFLDLPSLPGYCSIFMETQKVPYLLLSPSQTAELIPLIQMMEKEADDQSYGSGSRPLALAYLIELIISLSRIWDQTPRETNQGTRRLWEVISYMDQRLDTNLSTEDLVEVANMSTSTLNRLFKQSTGLSPIEFHIHKRVAHACTLIQKRGLSMSQISEACGFKDPNYFSRQFRKVMGMSPKQYQRIFTSRFT from the coding sequence ATGAGAACAACTATCCAAGCGGTAGTTCTTGACAAAGCCTGCAGGATGCACAACCATTTTGCTATGATTGATTCCATCTTGTCAGACACCTCGTACTTTTGGGAACCTACCATGCAGTTGAAGGTCATCAAGCGTGATCCGGAAATTCCTTACCGGTTGCACAGCCATGAGTTCAATGAATTGGTATTCGTGGTAAGTGGGCGTGGGATAAATTTCACCAAGAGCGAACAGCAACCACTCCAAGAGGGATCGATTTTCTTCATCCCACCTGGTGTTGAACACGGGTATAAGGATGTGGAGAACCTGGTGCTCTACAACATCATCTATGCAAGAAACCTACTGGGAAGAAAGTTTCTCGACCTGCCATCCCTTCCAGGCTATTGCTCCATCTTCATGGAAACCCAGAAAGTACCCTATCTCTTGCTCTCCCCTTCCCAAACTGCTGAACTCATTCCCTTGATCCAGATGATGGAGAAGGAAGCCGATGACCAGAGTTATGGCTCTGGGTCCAGACCTCTGGCACTCGCATATCTGATTGAGTTGATCATCTCACTCTCCCGTATCTGGGACCAGACCCCACGAGAGACCAACCAGGGAACACGAAGACTCTGGGAGGTCATCTCCTATATGGATCAGCGTCTCGATACAAATCTCTCAACTGAAGATTTGGTAGAGGTGGCAAATATGAGTACGAGTACCTTGAACCGGCTCTTCAAGCAGAGTACCGGGCTCTCCCCCATTGAGTTCCATATCCATAAGCGTGTTGCACACGCCTGTACCCTTATCCAGAAACGTGGACTTTCCATGTCACAGATAAGTGAGGCGTGTGGTTTCAAGGATCCGAACTACTTCAGCAGGCAATTCAGGAAGGTCATGGGCATGAGCCCGAAACAGTACCAGCGTATTTTCACCAGCCGTTTCACCTAA